A stretch of Longimicrobium sp. DNA encodes these proteins:
- a CDS encoding DUF6636 domain-containing protein translates to MIRPLIAIVLTLAAPLARSTPPHASYRAFHTPTGNIGCAADDNSGTWELRCDIGEKNWRGPSHPRSCDLDYGDALGMSASGRPYWVCHGDTVLGQGPALQYGQSWRAGPFTCLSQIAGLTCSNRTGHGIFLSRGNYRVY, encoded by the coding sequence ATGATCCGCCCACTGATCGCCATCGTCCTGACGCTGGCCGCGCCGCTCGCGCGGTCCACGCCGCCGCACGCCAGCTACCGCGCGTTCCACACGCCCACCGGCAACATCGGCTGCGCGGCGGACGACAACTCGGGCACGTGGGAGCTGAGGTGCGACATCGGCGAGAAGAACTGGCGCGGCCCATCGCACCCGCGCAGCTGCGACCTGGACTACGGCGACGCGCTGGGGATGAGCGCGTCCGGCCGCCCGTACTGGGTGTGCCACGGCGACACCGTGCTGGGACAGGGACCCGCGCTGCAGTACGGGCAGAGCTGGCGCGCCGGCCCGTTCACCTGCCTGTCGCAGATCGCGGGGCTGACGTGCAGCAACCGCACGGGGCACGGGATCTTTCTCAGCCGCGGGAATTACCGGGTCTACTAA
- a CDS encoding IPT/TIG domain-containing protein has translation MHRRISTRFAAAALAVLPLLAACGDRAGTPASPVDRPIDLPRNAVAALRCTASVARASVTCDPLALTPTANGFRASAHVLGGQGTYVRLASSGVAYNTGTSVFSFNMTVQNLSTLALGTADGSTRHASGVQVFFASAPTATAGEGEITVANATGQGTFTSTGQDYFQYGGAVGGVDQGELGADGILATAEVSASKPWQLSMPLSVTTFSFTLYVATETQPGTLASAAPQVTSVSPSPLVPGATATLTGINFNATPGSNTVSIGGRAASVTGGDATSLQVTVPCTASGNVAVNVTANGMRGADRTHPLQVAQRTLGVGEAVVLTSSSESQCNELAATGTAARYVVTVFSVNASPSSNAPFQFSADGDAPAAAAPAAVRAPEQLAPARLSLDDAMEAARQKVADERHYDLLEKNRAAYELGRAQFPRGRAPRGMRLNRDVVYGDPPSTRQFRVSNISPPAGQTICSSFYVVNATRVYFNGKLAIYEDDATPAGLRFSDNASMAAYYQQIGDQFNADMEPIIRNNFGDILRRDAETDNNGIEIALFTPRINNSFSGVAGFVVSCDQFPNNDTTTAPRAAGGPYTGLDASGATASFGASNFGEYFYAYQPTINGTGFGTVGTPDYWYRTIRSTFIHESKHVASMAARVANNAPAFEASWLEEGTARHSEELWMRNAVDNVAWKGNTGYGSAANPINLYCDARPTTAACNANTRRPAVIMQRHFSTLANYLVGQNGRFYSPFGPSPNDTQSLFYAFSWSLVRYSIDRYGASDAAFLTALTNSTTSGVTNLSGRAGVSIGQLVGGWGLSLYADDYPGLAAPSADIQLPTWNTRDIYAGLNADFPATYTSPFLLVPTPLSFGSVAPLASTTMRGGGTRYFEFSGTQTAAQLLRLEASGGGTLPTDLRLAVARLQ, from the coding sequence ATGCACCGACGAATTTCCACGCGTTTCGCGGCGGCCGCGCTTGCCGTGCTTCCGCTGCTGGCCGCCTGCGGCGACCGGGCCGGCACCCCGGCGTCGCCCGTCGACCGCCCCATCGACCTGCCCCGCAACGCCGTGGCGGCGCTGCGCTGCACGGCCAGCGTGGCCCGGGCGTCGGTCACCTGCGACCCGCTGGCGCTGACTCCCACGGCCAACGGCTTCCGCGCCAGCGCGCACGTGCTGGGCGGCCAGGGCACCTACGTGCGCCTGGCCTCGTCGGGCGTGGCCTACAACACGGGCACGTCGGTGTTCTCGTTCAACATGACGGTGCAGAACCTGTCCACGCTGGCCCTGGGCACGGCCGACGGGAGCACGCGCCACGCCAGCGGCGTGCAGGTGTTCTTCGCCAGCGCCCCCACCGCCACCGCGGGCGAGGGCGAGATCACCGTGGCCAACGCCACGGGGCAGGGCACCTTCACCAGCACCGGGCAGGACTACTTCCAGTACGGCGGCGCGGTGGGCGGCGTGGACCAGGGCGAGCTGGGCGCCGACGGCATCCTGGCCACCGCCGAGGTCTCGGCCTCCAAGCCCTGGCAGCTGAGCATGCCGCTCAGCGTGACCACCTTCAGCTTCACGCTGTACGTGGCCACCGAGACGCAGCCGGGCACGCTGGCGTCGGCGGCGCCGCAGGTGACCTCGGTGTCGCCCTCGCCGCTGGTGCCGGGCGCCACGGCCACGCTCACGGGGATCAACTTCAACGCCACGCCGGGCAGCAACACCGTCAGCATCGGCGGGCGCGCGGCCTCGGTGACGGGCGGCGACGCGACCTCGCTGCAGGTGACCGTGCCCTGCACGGCCAGCGGCAACGTGGCGGTGAACGTCACGGCCAACGGGATGCGCGGCGCCGACCGGACGCACCCGCTGCAGGTGGCGCAGCGCACGCTGGGCGTGGGCGAGGCGGTGGTCCTGACCAGCTCGTCCGAGTCGCAGTGCAACGAGCTGGCGGCCACGGGCACGGCCGCGCGCTACGTGGTGACGGTGTTCAGCGTGAACGCGTCGCCCTCGTCGAACGCGCCGTTCCAGTTCTCGGCCGACGGCGACGCGCCGGCGGCCGCGGCGCCGGCCGCCGTGCGCGCGCCCGAGCAGCTGGCGCCCGCGCGGCTGTCGCTGGACGACGCGATGGAGGCGGCGCGGCAGAAGGTGGCCGACGAGCGGCACTACGACCTGCTGGAGAAGAACCGCGCCGCCTACGAGCTGGGCCGCGCGCAGTTCCCCCGCGGCCGGGCGCCGCGCGGAATGCGGCTCAACCGTGACGTGGTGTACGGCGACCCGCCGTCCACGCGCCAGTTCCGCGTGTCGAACATCTCGCCGCCGGCGGGGCAGACCATCTGCAGCAGCTTCTACGTGGTGAACGCCACCCGCGTGTACTTCAACGGCAAGCTGGCCATCTACGAGGACGACGCCACCCCCGCGGGGCTGCGCTTCTCCGACAACGCCTCGATGGCGGCGTACTACCAGCAGATCGGCGACCAGTTCAACGCCGACATGGAGCCGATCATCCGCAACAACTTCGGCGACATCCTGCGCCGCGACGCCGAGACCGACAACAACGGGATCGAGATCGCGCTGTTCACGCCCCGCATCAACAACTCGTTCAGCGGCGTGGCCGGGTTCGTGGTGAGCTGCGACCAGTTCCCCAACAACGACACCACTACCGCTCCGCGCGCGGCCGGCGGCCCCTACACCGGGCTGGATGCCAGCGGCGCCACCGCCAGCTTCGGCGCCAGCAACTTCGGCGAGTACTTCTACGCCTACCAGCCCACCATCAACGGCACGGGCTTCGGCACCGTGGGCACGCCGGACTACTGGTACCGCACCATCCGCAGCACCTTCATCCACGAGAGCAAGCACGTGGCCTCGATGGCGGCCCGCGTGGCCAACAACGCCCCGGCGTTCGAGGCGAGCTGGCTGGAGGAGGGCACCGCGCGGCACAGCGAGGAGCTGTGGATGCGCAACGCGGTCGACAACGTGGCGTGGAAGGGCAACACGGGGTACGGCAGCGCCGCGAACCCCATCAACCTGTACTGCGACGCGCGTCCGACCACCGCCGCGTGCAACGCCAACACGCGCCGCCCTGCGGTGATCATGCAGCGGCACTTCTCCACGCTGGCCAACTACCTGGTGGGCCAGAACGGGCGCTTCTACTCGCCGTTCGGCCCCTCGCCGAACGACACGCAGTCGCTCTTCTACGCGTTCTCGTGGTCGCTGGTGCGCTACTCCATCGACCGGTACGGTGCGTCGGACGCCGCGTTCCTGACGGCGCTCACCAACTCGACCACCTCGGGGGTCACCAACCTGAGCGGGCGCGCCGGTGTGTCCATCGGCCAGCTGGTGGGCGGGTGGGGGCTGTCGCTGTACGCCGACGACTATCCCGGGCTGGCGGCGCCGAGCGCCGACATCCAGCTCCCCACCTGGAACACGCGCGACATCTACGCGGGGCTGAACGCCGACTTCCCCGCGACCTACACCAGCCCGTTCCTGCTGGTGCCCACGCCGCTGTCGTTCGGCTCGGTCGCCCCGCTGGCGTCCACCACCATGCGCGGCGGCGGCACGCGCTACTTCGAGTTCAGCGGCACGCAAACGGCCGCGCAGCTGCTGCGGCTCGAGGCCAGCGGGGGCGGAACGCTCCCGACCGACCTGCGCCTCGCGGTCGCCCGCCTGCAGTAG
- the metK gene encoding methionine adenosyltransferase, which produces MSTVLDPTRAPATVAYTFTSESVSEGHPDKVCDTIADSILDAHLAADPASRVACEVLCKENNVVLAGEITSNHGVNYDELVREVVREIGYVDADQVFRPDNLNVHIFLSRQAAEIAQGVDADTSLSGEQGAGDQGIMFGYATDETPELMPLPILLAHRLARSLATHRKNGAVGWLRPDSKTQVSVRYENGAPVAVTDVLVSTQHSADADREAIRQFVALNVVPEALGQWYHDDIALMVNPTGSFVQGGPSADAGVTGRKIIVDSYGGMGRHGGGAFSGKDPSKVDRSGAYFCRFVARQVVKAGLARRAEVQVAYAIGVAQPVSVKVDTFGTGDERAAAEYVRQNFDFRPGAIVERLNLLRPIYRLTTNYGHFGKPELPWEE; this is translated from the coding sequence ATGAGCACCGTCCTCGACCCCACGCGCGCCCCGGCCACCGTGGCGTACACGTTCACCAGCGAGTCGGTCAGCGAAGGCCACCCCGACAAGGTGTGCGACACCATCGCCGACTCGATCCTCGACGCGCACCTGGCCGCCGACCCGGCCAGCCGGGTGGCCTGCGAGGTGCTGTGCAAGGAGAACAACGTGGTGCTCGCGGGCGAGATCACCTCGAACCACGGCGTGAACTACGACGAGCTGGTGCGCGAGGTGGTGCGCGAGATCGGGTACGTGGACGCCGACCAGGTGTTCCGCCCCGACAACCTGAACGTGCACATCTTCCTCTCGCGCCAGGCGGCCGAGATCGCGCAGGGGGTGGACGCCGACACCAGCCTGTCGGGCGAGCAGGGCGCGGGCGACCAGGGGATCATGTTCGGCTACGCGACCGACGAGACGCCGGAGCTGATGCCGCTGCCGATCCTCCTCGCCCACCGGCTGGCGCGCTCGCTGGCCACGCACCGCAAGAACGGCGCGGTCGGCTGGCTGCGGCCGGACAGCAAGACGCAGGTCTCGGTGCGCTACGAGAACGGCGCGCCGGTGGCGGTGACCGACGTGCTGGTGAGCACGCAGCACTCGGCCGACGCCGACCGCGAGGCCATCCGCCAGTTCGTGGCGCTGAACGTGGTTCCCGAGGCGCTGGGGCAGTGGTACCACGACGACATCGCGCTGATGGTGAACCCCACCGGCAGCTTCGTGCAGGGCGGCCCCAGCGCCGACGCCGGCGTGACCGGGCGCAAGATCATCGTGGACAGCTACGGCGGGATGGGGCGCCACGGCGGCGGCGCGTTCAGCGGCAAGGACCCCAGCAAGGTGGACCGCTCGGGCGCGTACTTCTGCCGCTTCGTGGCGCGGCAGGTGGTGAAGGCGGGGCTGGCCAGGCGCGCCGAGGTGCAGGTGGCGTACGCGATCGGCGTGGCGCAGCCGGTGTCGGTGAAGGTGGACACCTTCGGCACGGGCGACGAGCGCGCGGCGGCCGAGTACGTGCGCCAGAACTTCGACTTCCGCCCGGGCGCCATCGTGGAGCGGCTGAACCTGCTCCGCCCGATCTACCGCCTGACCACGAACTACGGCCACTTCGGCAAGCCGGAGCTGCCCTGGGAGGAGTAG
- a CDS encoding DUF6709 family protein, which produces MPAWDSNAYLRRLHRATLRAVLLCLAAVPAWLLLGAWLGDHDVWIVGGVIAGIFVLYAAWHLPALLDPRRHASFRALAAYGDPEQVAQALAVEIARGGQTVLGVTVGREWMLIPSFARLDAVRPADVMWTYPKVTTTRYYGVIPVNRRHDAIIVTRGRQYTVNGKEKTVHELIRTVHHAAPWAHVGYTDRLSVLFERRNRETTFGYVDSRREQMLAGG; this is translated from the coding sequence ATGCCCGCCTGGGATTCGAACGCCTATCTCCGCCGCCTCCACCGCGCTACGCTCCGCGCCGTGCTCCTCTGCCTGGCGGCCGTGCCGGCCTGGCTCCTGCTCGGCGCCTGGCTCGGCGACCACGACGTCTGGATCGTCGGCGGGGTCATCGCCGGCATCTTCGTGCTGTACGCCGCGTGGCACCTGCCGGCGCTGCTGGACCCGCGCCGCCACGCCAGCTTCCGCGCCCTGGCCGCATACGGCGACCCCGAGCAGGTGGCGCAGGCGCTGGCGGTGGAGATCGCGCGCGGCGGGCAGACCGTGCTGGGCGTGACGGTGGGCAGGGAGTGGATGCTGATCCCGTCGTTCGCGCGGCTGGACGCCGTGCGCCCCGCGGACGTGATGTGGACGTACCCCAAGGTCACCACCACGCGCTACTACGGCGTGATCCCCGTGAACCGGCGGCACGACGCCATCATCGTCACCCGCGGCCGCCAGTACACGGTGAACGGGAAGGAGAAGACGGTGCACGAGCTGATCCGGACCGTCCACCACGCGGCGCCGTGGGCGCACGTGGGGTACACCGACCGCCTGAGCGTGCTGTTCGAGCGCCGGAACCGCGAGACCACCTTCGGCTACGTGGACTCGCGCCGCGAGCAGATGCTGGCCGGCGGCTGA
- a CDS encoding cyclopropane-fatty-acyl-phospholipid synthase family protein yields MLTAASPTSRRSGPADSAVRAAAAFLRRLFPVPRPFDVRLWEGTVLPADGEPGFTLAVARPGALRRMFRIPLALSLGEAYGRGDFEIEGDVWTAAPGIQAYRENIRSARDVREIARLWRALPKDGFAGGAVGRARLGAAEGSREWDLKGIRYHYDAGNDIYRLFLGRRMLYSCAYFATGAEDLDAAQELKLEHICRKLRLRPGHRLLDIGCGWGGLVIYAAERFGVRALGVTLSQAQHDLAVRRVAEAGVRDRVEIRIQDYRDLREEPFDRVASVGMFEHVGGPRLPQYFARIFGLMKPGGLFLNHGIGGRVSPGRSVRLAAEKALTEKLVGSAEFRRRYIFPTGDLVSVSEANLPAERAGFEVRDVENLREHYARTLQCWTRNLEANRDEVVRLEGEPKYRLRRIHMGVAAWQFAAGHLTLNQALLAKLDGGRASVPWSRADLYR; encoded by the coding sequence ATGCTGACCGCCGCCTCGCCGACGTCCCGCCGCTCCGGGCCCGCTGATTCCGCCGTCCGCGCGGCCGCCGCGTTCCTGCGCCGGCTCTTTCCCGTCCCCCGTCCGTTCGACGTACGACTGTGGGAGGGGACGGTGCTTCCGGCGGACGGCGAGCCGGGGTTCACGCTGGCGGTCGCCCGGCCGGGGGCGCTGCGGCGGATGTTCCGCATTCCGCTGGCCCTTTCGCTGGGCGAGGCGTACGGGCGGGGGGATTTCGAGATCGAGGGCGACGTGTGGACCGCGGCGCCGGGGATCCAGGCGTACCGGGAGAACATCCGCTCCGCGCGCGACGTGCGGGAGATCGCGCGGCTCTGGCGCGCGCTGCCGAAGGACGGCTTCGCGGGGGGCGCGGTCGGGCGCGCGCGGCTCGGCGCGGCGGAGGGGAGCCGCGAGTGGGACCTGAAGGGGATCCGCTACCACTACGATGCCGGGAACGACATCTACCGGCTCTTCCTGGGCCGGCGGATGCTGTACTCCTGCGCGTACTTCGCCACCGGCGCGGAGGACCTGGACGCCGCCCAGGAGCTGAAGCTGGAGCACATCTGCCGCAAGCTGCGGCTGCGGCCGGGCCACCGGCTTCTGGACATCGGCTGCGGGTGGGGCGGGCTGGTGATCTACGCGGCGGAGCGCTTCGGCGTGCGCGCGCTGGGGGTCACGCTCAGCCAGGCGCAGCACGACCTGGCCGTCCGGCGCGTGGCCGAGGCCGGGGTGAGGGACCGCGTGGAGATCCGCATCCAGGACTACCGCGACCTGCGCGAGGAGCCGTTCGACAGGGTCGCCAGCGTGGGGATGTTCGAGCACGTGGGCGGGCCGCGTCTCCCCCAGTACTTCGCCCGCATCTTCGGGCTGATGAAGCCGGGCGGGCTCTTCCTGAACCACGGGATCGGCGGGCGGGTGAGCCCGGGGCGCAGCGTGCGGCTGGCGGCGGAGAAGGCGCTCACCGAAAAGCTGGTGGGAAGCGCCGAGTTCCGCCGCCGCTACATCTTTCCCACCGGCGACCTGGTTTCCGTCAGCGAGGCCAACCTCCCCGCCGAGCGCGCGGGATTCGAGGTGCGCGACGTGGAGAACCTGCGCGAGCACTACGCCCGCACGCTGCAGTGCTGGACGCGCAACCTGGAGGCGAACCGCGACGAGGTCGTCCGGCTGGAGGGCGAGCCGAAGTACCGCCTGCGGCGCATCCACATGGGCGTGGCGGCGTGGCAGTTCGCGGCCGGGCACCTGACGCTGAACCAGGCGCTGCTCGCGAAGCTGGACGGCGGCCGCGCCTCCGTCCCCTGGTCGCGCGCGGACCTGTACCGCTGA
- a CDS encoding acyl-CoA dehydrogenase family protein yields MPFTQTPPSLGNQYDADLALRSLLARVLPAEVLAEVEPGLREMGRLSAELYPAQLADLPNEPRLVQWDAWGNRTDRIELTPLWCTAERIAAEHGVVAAAYDPAHGPFARVHQFALAYLFTPSTDIYSCPLAMTDGAARALLASGNDGLTRRAVPHLVSRDPATFWTSGQWMTETAGGSDVGNSETVARRGDDGRWRLHGRKWFTSAATSQMALTLARPEGNAPGGRGLALFYLETRGDDGRLNGIRIDRLKDKLGTRKLPTAELTLDGAVATPVRGLDGGVRSIAPMLNVTRTWNAVSAAALMRRGVALARAYAPLRRAFGEPLSELPLHLDTLAGAQAEFEGALHLTFRVVGLLGRAEAGALDDAGRALLRILTPIAKLATARQSVAVASEVVESFGGAGYVEDTGIPSLLRDAQVLAIWEGTTNVLALDTLRALNDAGGLDPVVAEVARCAAEVRDASLGAPTRAALRATEHAAEWMRHATRAGEPAVQAGARRFAMTLGRALETALLAAHAQWALDRGDARPAAAARRLAANGIDLLAAVDADDSRLLVHERAPESASAAEAASGAAQLIA; encoded by the coding sequence ATGCCGTTCACGCAGACGCCGCCCTCGCTCGGCAACCAGTACGACGCAGACCTGGCGCTGCGCTCGCTCCTCGCGCGCGTGCTGCCGGCGGAGGTGCTCGCGGAGGTCGAGCCGGGGCTGCGGGAGATGGGACGCCTTTCCGCCGAGCTCTACCCGGCGCAGCTGGCCGACCTGCCGAACGAGCCGCGGCTGGTGCAGTGGGACGCGTGGGGGAACCGCACCGACCGCATCGAGCTGACGCCGCTCTGGTGCACGGCCGAGCGCATCGCGGCGGAGCACGGGGTGGTCGCGGCGGCGTACGACCCGGCGCACGGCCCGTTCGCGCGGGTGCACCAGTTCGCGCTGGCGTACCTCTTCACCCCGTCCACCGACATCTACTCCTGCCCGCTGGCGATGACCGATGGCGCCGCCCGCGCGCTCCTCGCCTCCGGCAACGACGGGCTGACGCGGCGCGCGGTGCCGCACCTCGTCTCCCGCGACCCCGCGACGTTCTGGACCAGCGGGCAGTGGATGACGGAAACGGCGGGCGGCTCGGACGTCGGCAACTCGGAGACGGTGGCGCGGCGGGGGGATGACGGGCGCTGGCGGCTGCACGGGCGCAAGTGGTTCACCTCGGCCGCCACGTCGCAGATGGCGCTGACGCTCGCGCGGCCCGAGGGCAACGCGCCCGGCGGCCGCGGGTTGGCGCTGTTCTACCTGGAGACGCGGGGGGATGACGGGCGATTGAACGGCATCCGCATCGACCGGCTGAAGGACAAGCTGGGGACGCGCAAGCTGCCGACCGCGGAGCTGACGCTGGACGGCGCCGTCGCCACGCCCGTGCGCGGCTTGGACGGCGGCGTGCGCAGCATCGCCCCGATGCTGAACGTGACGCGCACCTGGAACGCGGTGAGCGCGGCGGCGCTGATGCGGCGCGGCGTGGCGCTGGCCCGGGCATACGCGCCGCTGCGGCGGGCGTTCGGCGAGCCGCTCTCAGAGCTGCCGCTGCACCTGGACACGCTCGCCGGCGCGCAGGCGGAATTCGAGGGCGCGCTGCACCTCACCTTCCGCGTGGTCGGGCTGCTCGGCCGCGCCGAGGCGGGGGCGCTGGACGACGCGGGGCGCGCGCTGCTGCGCATCCTCACCCCCATCGCCAAGCTGGCCACCGCGCGCCAGTCGGTCGCCGTCGCCAGCGAGGTGGTGGAGTCGTTCGGCGGCGCGGGGTACGTGGAAGACACGGGGATCCCGTCGCTCCTCCGCGACGCGCAGGTGCTGGCGATCTGGGAGGGGACGACGAACGTGCTCGCGCTGGACACGCTGCGCGCGCTGAACGACGCCGGCGGGCTGGACCCGGTCGTGGCCGAGGTCGCGCGGTGCGCGGCGGAGGTGCGCGACGCGTCGCTGGGCGCCCCCACGCGCGCCGCCCTCCGGGCGACCGAGCACGCGGCGGAGTGGATGCGCCACGCCACGCGCGCGGGCGAGCCGGCCGTTCAGGCGGGCGCGCGCCGCTTCGCGATGACGCTGGGGCGCGCACTGGAGACGGCGCTGCTGGCGGCCCACGCGCAGTGGGCGCTGGACCGCGGCGACGCCCGCCCCGCCGCCGCCGCGCGCCGCCTGGCCGCCAACGGCATCGACCTGCTCGCCGCGGTCGACGCGGACGACTCGCGGCTGCTGGTCCACGAGCGAGCGCCCGAATCCGCATCGGCCGCCGAAGCCGCTTCCGGGGCGGCCCAGCTCATCGCCTGA
- a CDS encoding TonB-dependent receptor plug domain-containing protein, with protein MRRTNPVRPALLAALACFAAAKAAAAQQSAVTFSVFAAETQQALPGVQVSVDNRVRGVTDARGELRVAGLGAGTHRASVTLIGRIPRAVLLQLAPGEERDALVLMEPIAVSLPGITAAARERSRDPRVEEFYRRAQNSTVGRFITRAQIEERNALVFSDIFRGMPGVRVSPGPEGNTVRNARAVAMSNGGDCAPIYFVDGFPYRPDGPVDTEFFPADIEGVELYMGNVPAQWGGSRAMCGVIVIWTRTTAAPATRN; from the coding sequence ATGCGCCGCACGAATCCCGTCCGCCCCGCCCTTCTGGCCGCGCTTGCCTGCTTCGCCGCGGCCAAGGCCGCGGCGGCGCAGCAGAGCGCCGTCACCTTCAGCGTGTTCGCGGCGGAGACGCAGCAGGCGCTTCCGGGCGTGCAGGTGTCCGTCGACAACCGCGTCCGCGGGGTCACGGACGCGCGCGGGGAGCTCCGCGTCGCCGGGCTGGGCGCGGGGACGCACCGCGCCAGCGTTACGCTGATCGGCCGCATCCCCCGGGCGGTGCTGCTGCAGCTGGCCCCCGGCGAGGAGCGCGACGCGCTGGTGCTGATGGAGCCGATCGCCGTGTCCCTTCCCGGCATCACGGCGGCGGCGCGCGAGCGGTCGCGGGACCCGCGCGTCGAGGAGTTCTACCGCCGGGCGCAGAACTCCACCGTGGGCCGCTTCATCACCCGCGCGCAGATCGAGGAGCGCAACGCGCTGGTGTTCTCCGACATCTTCCGCGGCATGCCCGGTGTCCGCGTGAGCCCGGGGCCCGAGGGGAACACGGTGCGCAACGCGCGCGCGGTGGCCATGAGCAACGGGGGCGACTGCGCGCCGATCTACTTCGTCGACGGCTTTCCCTACCGTCCCGACGGCCCCGTGGACACCGAGTTCTTTCCCGCGGACATCGAGGGGGTGGAGCTTTACATGGGGAACGTGCCCGCGCAGTGGGGCGGATCCAGGGCCATGTGCGGGGTGATCGTGATCTGGACGCGCACCACCGCGGCGCCGGCGACGCGGAATTAG
- a CDS encoding SDR family oxidoreductase, whose product MARDAWEYRGRWALVTGASSGIGKAFARELARRGMHVALAARREDRLRALADELASAHRIRTLVLPADLGEPGAAGELWRQAAEGRDIHLLVNNAGFGLKGAFHELPLERQSEMVRVNCIAPMELAHHALNRMRGRGGGIVNVASVAGAQPIPLIATYAASKAFLISLSEALAIESREAGVRVVTVNPGPVKTGFQAVAGTEVRDRAPGIRTPEQIVDAALHALETGRMTVTPGLVNRLAVAAVRVAPRGLAIRAAKAVMRRLR is encoded by the coding sequence ATGGCGCGGGATGCGTGGGAGTATCGCGGGCGCTGGGCGCTGGTGACCGGCGCGTCGTCCGGCATCGGCAAGGCGTTCGCGCGCGAGCTGGCGCGGCGCGGGATGCACGTGGCGCTGGCCGCGCGCCGCGAGGACCGCCTGCGCGCGCTGGCGGACGAGCTCGCGTCCGCGCACCGCATTCGCACGCTGGTGCTCCCCGCCGACCTGGGCGAGCCCGGTGCCGCGGGCGAGCTCTGGCGCCAGGCGGCGGAGGGGCGAGACATCCACCTGCTGGTGAACAACGCCGGCTTCGGGCTGAAGGGCGCCTTCCACGAGCTGCCGCTGGAGCGCCAGTCGGAGATGGTACGCGTGAACTGCATCGCCCCCATGGAGCTGGCGCACCACGCGCTGAACCGGATGCGCGGCCGCGGCGGAGGGATCGTCAACGTCGCGTCCGTCGCTGGCGCGCAGCCCATCCCCCTGATCGCCACCTACGCCGCGTCCAAGGCGTTCCTCATCTCCCTCTCCGAAGCCCTCGCCATCGAGTCGCGCGAGGCCGGCGTCCGCGTGGTGACGGTGAACCCGGGCCCGGTGAAGACCGGCTTCCAGGCCGTCGCCGGGACCGAGGTGCGCGACCGGGCGCCTGGCATCCGCACCCCGGAACAAATTGTGGACGCCGCGCTCCACGCGCTGGAGACCGGGCGGATGACCGTCACCCCCGGCCTCGTCAACCGCCTTGCCGTCGCCGCCGTCCGCGTGGCCCCGCGCGGCCTCGCCATCCGCGCCGCGAAGGCGGTGATGCGGCGCCTGCGGTGA
- a CDS encoding class I SAM-dependent methyltransferase, whose protein sequence is MSTEFDRAVTALGTRYRTFFSGREAVPFAVRSNGRLERFGPGEPRFTLVANNGKGASALGSLDLLAVTAGYLNGDIDLEGDFLSAIDVRDFFSDRHPLQFAWRFVQPLLKGRVKADESWIAEHYDYDQDFYLLWLDRRHRCYSQAIFERDDEPLEDAITRKLDFALDAVGAKPGDRVLDIGGGWGAFTEHAGQHGVRVTSLTISRQSERFLRALIDRETLPCEVRLEHLFRHQPAERYDAIVNLGVTEHLPDYRATLKKYGELLKPGGRIYLDASATRKKHGQVAFLVKYIYPGNGSLMCLHEYLAEVARSPFRLRGVWDDNHSYALTLRHWATNLDRAREEIERRWGKELYRKFQLYLWGAAEGHRSERNQAYRVVLENPG, encoded by the coding sequence ATGAGCACGGAGTTCGATCGCGCCGTCACGGCACTCGGCACCCGCTACCGCACCTTCTTCTCCGGCCGCGAGGCCGTTCCCTTCGCCGTCCGCTCCAACGGGCGGCTGGAGCGCTTCGGGCCGGGCGAGCCGCGCTTCACCCTCGTGGCCAACAACGGCAAGGGCGCGTCCGCGCTGGGAAGCCTGGACCTGCTCGCCGTCACCGCCGGCTACCTCAACGGCGACATCGACCTGGAGGGCGACTTCCTGTCCGCCATCGACGTCCGCGACTTCTTCTCCGACCGCCATCCGCTGCAGTTCGCCTGGCGCTTCGTGCAGCCGCTGCTCAAGGGCCGGGTGAAGGCCGACGAGAGCTGGATCGCCGAGCACTACGACTACGACCAGGACTTCTACCTCCTCTGGCTGGACCGCCGCCACCGCTGCTACTCGCAGGCGATCTTCGAGCGCGACGACGAGCCGCTGGAAGACGCGATCACGCGCAAGCTGGACTTCGCGCTGGACGCCGTGGGCGCGAAGCCGGGTGACCGCGTGCTGGACATCGGCGGGGGGTGGGGCGCCTTCACCGAGCACGCGGGGCAGCACGGCGTCCGCGTCACCTCGCTCACCATCTCCCGCCAGTCCGAGCGCTTCCTGCGCGCGCTGATCGACCGGGAGACGCTGCCGTGCGAGGTGCGGCTGGAGCACCTGTTCCGCCACCAGCCCGCGGAGCGCTACGACGCCATCGTGAACCTCGGGGTGACGGAGCACCTGCCGGACTACCGCGCCACGCTGAAGAAGTACGGCGAGCTGCTGAAGCCCGGCGGCAGGATCTACCTGGACGCCAGCGCCACGCGGAAGAAGCACGGGCAGGTGGCCTTCCTGGTGAAGTACATCTACCCTGGAAACGGCTCGCTCATGTGCCTGCACGAGTACCTGGCCGAGGTGGCGCGCTCGCCCTTCCGCCTGCGCGGCGTGTGGGACGACAATCACAGCTACGCGCTGACGCTGCGGCACTGGGCCACGAACCTGGACCGCGCCCGCGAGGAGATCGAGCGGCGCTGGGGGAAGGAGCTGTACCGCAAGTTCCAGCTCTACCTCTGGGGCGCCGCCGAGGGCCACCGCAGCGAGCGCAACCAGGCGTACCGGGTGGTGCTGGAGAATCCGGGTTGA